The Candidatus Eremiobacterota bacterium DNA segment CGGCCGACGCGACGAACTTCAAGGTCGCGGTGTGGTACGACGCCAACGCCGACGGGGTCATCGACGCCGGCGACTGGATCGGCACCTCCCCCGTGAGCTGCAACGTCAGCTCGTCGTGCGCGATCGGCACGATCAAGCTGCAGCAGGTCAGCGGGACTTACGTGCTGCCGTAACCGATAGCGGCGAGCGATCTCTGCACGACCAGGCCGTCCGCGAAGGTGGGGACGCCCGGCGTGCCGAGGTCGATTCGCTCGGCGAACGCGTCCAGCAGCGGTAAAAAATACGGCAGGTTGCCGTGGACGTTGGCGTGCTTCGCGTACGGTGCGGCCGCGACCTCGAGCACGTCCTCGTTCTCTTCCTCGAGCGCGAAGAGGTTCAGCTCGTTCAGGTCGGAACCGCTGGCGACCGCGCTGCGCCGCTCCCCGTGCGCCGCGATCGTCACCGACTGCACGACGGTCGTCAGGTCGCCGCTGACGCGCGCGACCAGACCGTCTCCGTAGTCGACGTACGCGAACGCGCCGTCGGCGACGTCGGTCTCGAAGGCGCCCTGCGCGTCGGTACGGTGCGGGTTCGCGGTGCGCATCAGCCCGACCGTCGCGCGCGGGAGACGCCCGCAGAGGTAGTTCGCCAAGTCGAAGTAGTGCGGCATGTAGGCGTTGCCGGCGCCGCCGCCGGCGGCGCGCGAGAACCACCAGCCGCGCGAGCGGCCCGTGTTCCGCTCCCGCAGCTCGCCGCTCAGCCGCGCGACCTCGATCTCGCGCAGCGCGCCGAGGTGAAGGTTGTCGATCAGCTCCTTGAGCGCGATGACTTCCGGCACGTAGCGAAACTCGAACGCGATCGCGGTGGCGGTCCCCGCGCGCTCGGCCGCGGCGACCATCTCCTCGGCCTGCGCGACGGTGAGCGCGAGCGGCTTCTCGCACAGCACGTGCTTGCCGGCCGCCAGCGCGGCGAGCACGGAGCGGTGGTGGTCGAACGGCGGCGAGGCGACGGAGACGACGTCGAGCTCGGTGCCGGCGAGCATCTCCTCGACCGAGCGGAACACGTGCGGGATCTTGCGCTCGCGCGCGACGCGCTCAGCGCTGTTGGGCGAAGCGATCGCGACGACGTCGAACCGCGGGTGCAGCGCAAACGCCGGCGCCTGCACCGTTCCGCCGAACCCGGCCCCGACGATTCCGACCCGCAACGCGCTCATCGTTCCTCCCGTGTCTCGTGCACCGTTCGCTCGAACACGTCGAGCGCGCGCGCGAGCTGGTCGTCCGCGACGACCAGCGGCGGCGCGATCGTGATCGAGGTTCCGCTCGTTCCCGACTGCAGCAGGATCAACCCGCGCGCGAGCGCGCGCACGACGACCCGGTTCGCGAGCTCGGCGCCGCTGAACTCCACTGCCCAGAGGAACCCGAGCCCGCGCACGTCGCGCACCGCGGGCACCGCGCGCAAACGCCCCAGCCGTTCGCCGAGCAGCTTCTCCCGCGCGCGCACGCGGCCAACCACGTCGAGCCGCGCGAGCTCGTCGAGGTTCGCCAGCGCCGCGGCGCACGCCAGCGGGTTGCCGAGAAAGGTCGAGGTGTGCAACGCCTCGCCGGTGCTGCGCGGCCAGGCGTCCATCGCGCGCGCCGTGCCGATCGTCGCCGAGAGCGGGACGCCGCCGGCCAGCGCTTTGCCGAGGCACATCAAGTCCGGCGCGACGCCTTCCCGTTCGCACGCGAACATCGTTCCGGTGCGCCCGAAGCCGGTGTAGATCTCGTCGAGGACCAGCAGCGCCCCGTGCTCGTCGCAGAGCGCGCGCAACCCGCGCAGCCAGGCCGCCGGCGGAACGATCACGCCGCCGCGCCCTTGAACCGGTTCGGCGACGACCGCGCCGATCGCGGGATCGTGCGCGAGCGCCGCGCGCACCGCGTCGAGCGCCGTGTCGAGCGGCGTGGCGGCGTTCGGAAACGGCAAGAACGTCGCGCGCTCGGCGACCAGCGGCGCGAACGGTTGCCGAAAGCGCTCGATCCCGGCGAGCTCGAGCGCGCCGAGCGAGAGGCCGTGATACGCGCCCACAAACGCGAGCGCGCGCGGCTTGCCGGTCGCGAGCAGCGCGGTCTTCAGCGCGAACTCGACCGCTTCCGCGCCCGACGTCGCGAGGTACGACTTGCACAAGTTTCCGGGCGCGATCTCGGCGAGCCGCTCGAGGAGCCGCACGCGCACTTCGGTCGGGTGGACGTCGCCCATCCCGTGGATCAACCGCTGCGCCTGATCGGCGGCGGCGGCGGCGACGCGCGGGTTCGTGTGCCCCGTCGCGGCGACGCCGAAGGCGGAGGTCAGATCGAGATAGCGGTTTCCGTCGACGTCGGTGACCAGCGCGCCGGCGGCGCTCTCCCAGAACACGGGAAACTCGGGGCCGAGATACGTTACGCCCCGCGCTTCGACGCCCGCGAGCCGCGCGGCGAGGTCGCGCGAGCGCGGCCCGGGGATCTCCGTGACGATCGATTCGAAAGCGTCGCGCGGCGCGCTCATTCGGCGTCGATCCAGCGCACGAAATCCGCGATGCGCGGTGCGCCGCCGTGGTGTCCGGCGAGCGGCGGCGCTTGCAGCGTGCCGAACGGCGCCACGCGCACCGCGCCGATCCGCGCGGCGAGCGCGAGCGCGCGTTCGCCGGGGGCTCCTGCGACGCCGACGGCTTGCACCGGCAGCGCATGCTCTGCCACGTAGGCGGCGATCGCGTCGTCGTCCGCGACCGGGATCAGCGGCAGGATGCGTGGCAAGAACGGCGGCGGCTCGCGCAGCGGAGGTTCGATGACGAGCGTCGCGTCGCCGGCGCGGATCACCGCGCCGCGGCCGCCGGCCGAGCGGAACGCGGCCAAGTTGCGGTAGGCGGCGGCGTGTGCGACGCGCTGCGGATCGCGCGTTCCGCCGGGGAACTCGACCGCGACGCGCTCGCACGCCGCAGCGAGCGTTTCGACGACGCGCGTCAGCTGTTCGCCCTCGGCCTCGACGAAGAGCGCGTGCAGTGAGAGACAGCCTTCGCCGTCGTACAGCAGCGCGTCGCGCGCGACGTTTTCGGCGAGCGCGCCATCGAAGCGCGCGACGTCCGCGCGCGTGAGCCGGCCGATGCTGGCGCGGTGGCCGAACGGGAGGAAGCGCGTCTCCGCCCCGCAGCGCGCGCGAATCTCGCGCAGTGCTTCGTCGCGCCCGAACGCGACGACGACGTCCGCGCGCGCGAGCAGCTCCGCTTCGTGCGGTTCCTCGCCGCCGGCCCACGCGCGCGCGCGCGCCGCGTCCGCGAAGGCCGGGTGCTCCTCGGCGAGCGAGGCGAAGAAGCCGGCGATCAGGGCGTCGGCGCGGTCTTTGACGACGACGTCGCACTTCGCGCACAGCGCGAAGACCGCCGGGACTAGCGCGACGCCGATCGTCGTGTCGCTGGAGATGATCGCGACGCGCTGGACCCCGAGCGCCCACGCCGCCGGCGCGCCGGGCCGCGCGACGACGCCGTAGAGCGCATGGACGCTGCCGAGCTCCGCTGCGATCGCCGCTTCGAGCCCTTCGCGTGTCAGCCCGAAGAAGAGCCGGTCGAGCGCGTAGTCGACGACCGGGGTGCTGTAGCCGAGCCGCGCTTCGATCGCGGCCGTGGCGCGAACGCGCGGCGCGAAGTCCGCGTCGCGCCAGCGCGCGGCGGCGTCGGCGACGCACCCGATGATACGGTGTGTCGAAAGAGCGCGCAGCGCGCCCGCTTCAGCCACGGCGCGCGAGCAGCGACTCGGCGTCGAGCGAGCAGCCGCGCAACTCCGCGCCTTCGTCGCGACCGAGCAGCACGAGCCCGGCTTCATCCGCGCCGGTCGCGGAACCGACGAGCGCGCCGAGGTCTTCCGTGTCGATCGCGATCACCGAGCCGCGATTGGCGAGGTCGACGTGGCGGATCGCGCCGACGACGCCGTTCGGCAGCGGCCGCCCCTCGCCGTCGACGACGATCGGCCGCAGCCACGGCGGCGCGACCTTGACCCGCGGCTCGATCCGCGCGCGCGACGCGAACGAATCGTAGTACTGCGAGGACAGCTCGGTCATCCCGTACTCGGCGACGATCGCTTTGAGCGGCATGCCGAGCCGCTCCGACGCTTCGGCGTACAGCTCCGCGCGCGTCACGACGCGCGTGCGGCCTTTGAACCCGCCGGTTTCCATGATCCGCGAGCCGGTCGGCAGCGCGAGATCGGCGCCGCGCGCGCGCAACGCGTCGAGCAGCGCGACCAGCGCGAACGCCGTTGTCGCGACGCACACCGCGATGCCCTCGTCGCGCGCGCGCGCAGCATCTCGCACGAAGCGCTCGACCTCGAGCCGGTCTGCGTGCACGTACCAGCCGCCCGCGCCGTCGCCGCGCTCGCGCGCGACGACCTCCATCATGAAGCCGAGCGAGCTGTGCGGGTTCTCGCCCGGATCGGGAACGAGGTTGAGGTACCGCAGCCGCACGTCACCCTGAGATTGTCGAAGCGTGTCGGCGAGCATCATGCGGTCGAACGACGCGAGCAGCGCCGCTTCGTAGAGCTGCGTGGTCGGCAATTCGTGGCGCCCGCTGCGGGCGGGCGCGCCCTGCGCTTCTCGAAGGGTCGTGCCGCTGGTCTGGAACCACACCGCCGTCTCGTGCGGCGGAAACGTCGCCAGCCGCGCTTCTTTGAACGCCGCCGCCGGCACCGCGGGAATCTCTTCGACCCGCTCCGGCAACCGCGTTTCGTCGAACCCCGCCGCGCGCGCGAACGCCGCGTACGGCGCGTTGTGCGCGACCTGGTACGCGAACAGATCGCGCGCGAGCGCCAGAAACTCCGCGTCGCCGAGCGCGTACGCGCGGATCGCCGCGAGGATCCGCGCGTCGAGCGTCAGATCGGAATCTTCTCTTTCTTCCGGTGCGAGGCGGTGAACGGCGTCCCCTTGTCCTTCGGATCGGCGGTCGTCAGCAGGCCGACCATGTCGGAGAAGTTCTCCGCGTAGCCGCTCAGCGTGTACGTCGTCTTCTTCGCGTCGGTCGCCGTCAGCTTGAAGAGCCGCCCGTCGAAGGTGCCGGTGAACGGCATCTTGTCAAGGGTCGCGCGCACCCACGTCCCGGTCAGTGCGTCGCCCTGCTGCGTCACGTAGAGGTGCGAGTAGACGGTCTTGCCGGTCATCAGCGGCTGGAGCTGAACTTCCCAGACGCCGTCCATCGTCGAGAACTGCGGCGGCTCGGGCGACTCGCTCGCGGCCGGGCTCGGCGAAGCCGCCGGCGCGCTGCGCCGGCCACGGCGGCCGGACGGGGCCGGGCTCGCGCTCGGCGCGGCGGTCGCGGGCGCGGGCGTGCCGATGAGCTGGCCGGGCGTCGCGACGCTGCCGTTCGGCGGCGGGGGCGGCGGCGGGGTTACCGCCTGGTCGGACGGGTGAGGCTGTCCGGCCGCTACGGCGGTGCCGCCCAGGGCCAGGGCGGCCACCCCGACGAGCGCGATCTGACGAAGGTTCAACGGGACCTCTTCACAGCGGGACGGGTTCGAGAACGGGTCTCTGTTCGCAAACGAGGCGGCGGATCATCCCCCGCATCGCTTTTCCGAATCTGAACGATCGGAGCGTCCCCAAACGTGCCGTCCTGCTCAGTCTTCGGCAGGCACAGCTTGAACGAGGCCGCAAGGTCGGCGCAGTGCCCAGGCCCGTTCGCTGTTGTGCGGCTTGGGCCGTTTTCGCTGCTCTCGAGGTACTGGCGTATGAGATTTTATCGACGCGGCGCATTGCTGCTGGTCGCAGCAGTGGCGCTCGCGAGCTGTCAGGGCGGCGGAGCGAGTCCGCCGCCGTTTTCAACCGGTCAAGGGTTGCCGCCCTCGGTGACGGCGACCCAGTCGATCGGCCCGTCGGGCGGCACGGTGGCGGCGACGCTGGGTGCCGCGACGGTGACCGTGATCGTTCCCAACGGGGCGCTCAGCGCGCAAGGAACGGTCGCGCTTACCGTGTTCGGTTCCGGCGCGCCGAAGACGCTGCAGTCGGTCGCCCGGAAGACCCGGACGATCGCCAAAGACGCCGTGCTGATCACCGAATTCTCCGTTACCGTCACGGGCGCGACGCTGTTGAAGCCGCTGCAAGCCTCGTTGACGACCGCACCTCCGGCGGCAGGATCCGTCTTCCGGCTCGCCGGTTTCGGGACGTCGTTCGACGACGTCGACACGGTGACGTTCTCCGGCGGCACGGCAAAATCGGACTTGAACGTCGCGTTCACGCGGATGTCGCTGGCGTCGAACACGCTGTATGCGTTCTACACCGAGCCGCAGGCCGAAGCCGGGGCGGCGCCGGTGCCGGTCGTAACCGTAACGCCCGGCACCGCGAATCCGGTCGGCATGCTGAGCGCTGCAACGTACACCGGCAGCGAAGCGGCCCCGAACGGTTTTCCGTTTCTCGATCCCAACCTCACCTTCTCGATCGACAACCCGACGCTCGGAACGATCGCGACGACGAACGCGACGACCGGAACGCTGACGACCGGCGCCGTCGACGCGTCGGGAAACGTCATCGCAACCGAACAGACGGCCGGCCGGGGCGGCGTGAAGGGGACGCAGGCGGTGCTGGTCAGCTCGCAGCGCCCAGGGTACACCGGCGACGCGTTCTCGTTCAGCGGAACGCTCTCGTCGACCACGCAGCAGACCAATTCGAACATCACGACGCAACCGCAAACGGACGCGGCGACCGTCGCGCTGACCTCGACCGTCAAGGGCTTCACGCCGAGCACCGCCGGAGCAGGCCAAAACGCGGTGCAGTCGAGCGAGACCGACACGTACCCGCTTCAGACGATCACGACCAACACGAACAGCGTGTACGTCTACACCGCTGCTTCCGGGCACGGCACGCTCTCGATCAGCTCCAGCGACGCCAAGGATTCGAACGGCGTCGAGTACCTCACGCAGTACGGGAGCGGCAACGGAACGCTCGACGTCCTTCCCGAAGCGCCCGGCGCGTTCGGCCCGAACAACGCGGCGCTGACGTACACCGAGACCGATCCCGCCGGCTTCGGCCGCCAGCGCACGACCAACGCCGACGGCTCGTATACCGAGCAGGGGCACGACGCCCTAGGCGACGTGCAGACGATCACGGTGAACCCGGACCTCAGCGCGGCCTACGACGCGCGGCAGTACAGCGGCTTCCGGTTCACGGCGACGGCGCCGAGCGGGACGCCGCCGCGCATCACGTATCGCGTCTTCAACTCGTCCGGGACGCAGCTGGCGGCGTTCAACATCCCATCCTGGATCCCGGCGAGCATGACGCAGCCCTCGACCGAGACGGACGCCGACAACGGAAGCCAGACGTTCCCCGCGGCGTGCAACGTCCCGGCGAAGTACGGGACGAGCGGAAACCAGATCGTGCAGACGGTGAACCGCGCCGACACCGCGCTCGGGAACTTGGAGACGCTGACGACCACCACGTACACCTCCGGCACTGCCGGCCCGGTGTGCATTCAGATGACCGACTCGATCAAGACGTTCTACGACTACACGCTGCAGAACGGCTTCATCGTCTTCGTCAGCGGGAACGCGCAGCCGCTCCAGCTCACCTCGGTGAGCGAGACGCTGGCGCTCCAGTCGGCGAAGACGTCGGGTGGCACCACCACGCAGGCGGTCGCGCGCGGCACGTCGTCTGCGTCGCGCGGCGCTTCGTCGATCGCGCCTGGGGCGTTCGCTCCGCTCGCGTTCGCGCGCGCTCGCTTCGAGCAGGCGGTTCGTCAGAAGCTGGACTGGATGCGCAAGACGACCTTCAACCATAATTTCATGAGCCAGGGAGTGAAGGTACTGTGAGATCGCAACGACTCTTCGCGGCGCTCGGCATCGCCGCCATTCTCGCGGGATGCGGCGGGGGCGGAGGCGGCTCGAAGGCGCCGGTCCTTCCGCAGGCGCCGACCAACAACAGGCCCGTCAACGCACCGCAATCGACCACTTTTAAGTACCTCAGCAGCGCCCTGAAGAGCGCGACGCTCACCGGGCCGGCGAACCTGGGCACGATGAAGGTCGACGTCCAGATGACCTTACCGAACGCCGCCGCGCTCGCACAGTATGCCGCTGCCGTCGGCGACCCGAGCAGCGGCCTCTACCGACAATTCCTTACCCCTGAAGAGATCGGGAGCCGATACGGCGCCTCCGACGCCGACTACAATGCGGCAATCGCGTACTTCCAAGCCGCCGGACTGCAGGTCACCGGCTGGAAGCAAAAGGCGATGCTCCGCGTCGTCGGTCCTCAAACAAACATGGAGCAGGCCTTCGGAACGAAATTCGGGCTGTACACTCTGAAAGGCGACACGGTGTACGGACCGATGTCGACGCCGAGTTTCTCCAAGCCGCTGGCCGTACACTCGGTAACCCAACTCGTCTACAACCCAAAGTGGATGAAGCGCAACTCGATCGCGATCGGTCCGCACGGGACGACGCCGGCCTTCGACTTCGGGATTCCTTCGCAGCAGCTGGCTGCGGCGTTCGACTACAGCGGCGCGTATGCGGCCGGTTACACGGGGACCGGGATCAACGTCGGCATCATCGGCACGGGGCCGATCGCGCAGGACGACTACAAGGCGTACAGACAATCCCTCGGCGCAGGCTGGCTCGACGGCAACGGCAGCTTCCACGCGACAAGCAACACGATCACGCAGGTGAACGTGAGCTCGAGCAACGGGGTGAACGGCGGCACGCCGGCGACGCCGCCGCCCGTGACGGGGCCCTGCAGCGGTTCGCTGCCGGGCTGCAATCCCGAGGACGGCGAGGCACAAATCGATACCCAACAAGCCGCTGCATTGGCGCCGACCGCAAACGTGCTCTTCTACCTCGCCTACGTGCCGCACGAAACGTTCGGCACCAGTCACGACTTCGGTCCCCGCGAAGGGATCAGCGAAGTGAACGACGAGGTCCAGCAGATCATCAGCGACAACCAAGCCGACGTCGTCTCCGGGAGTTACGGGCTCGCGGAGCAGTACAGCGACTACACCGGCGCGGACGGCGTGACGTACGACCCGAACGGCACGGAGCCCGTCCAGTTCGCGATGTTGCAAGCCGAAGGGATCGCGGTGTTCATCTCCTCCGGCGACGCCGGTGCAGAGGGCTGCGCCCGGCCGTTTTTCGGCACGGGGCCCGGCGTATCGAGCCCGGATCAGCCGTGCGTGAGCGCGCCGGCGGTCGATCAGAACGTCACCAGCGTCGGCGGGATCACCGCGCCCGTCGACGAGGCCGGCCACAAGATCGGGCCGTACACGACCTGGGGCGTGCAGACCGAGCACGGCTTCGGCGCGACGGGCGGCGGGCTCTCGGTCGCCGTCCCGCTGCCTGCGTATCAAAAGGGGCCCGGCGTCCATGGCACCAAGCGCAACCAGCCGGACGCCTCCCTGGATGCCGATCCGGCGACCGGCGTCGCGGTCGTCGTCAACGCGGACTTCGGCGGCGGCTTCATCGCGTTCGGCGGCACGAGCGTCGCGGCGCCCGAGATGGCAGCGATGTGGGCGCTCGTCTTGGATGCTTGCCGGCAAACGCCGGCCTGTGTCGCGAAGGGGAGCGGGCCGAAACCGTACCGGATGGGGAACGCGGCGCCCGCGTTCTACGCGATCTACAACGACTCGGTGCGCTACCCGGCGACGTTCCTCGACATCGTCGACGGGAACAACGGCGTGACGCCGTGCCGAGTCAATCCGGCGCAGGTCGGACCTTGTCCGAATCCCCCGCCCACCCCCGGTCCGGGGTTCAGTGCGGGGGTCGGCTACGATCTCACGACGGGGATCGGGGTGCCGTTCGGTAGGCACCTCATCAAGTCGGTGGTCGGCGTCTGATCCTCGCTCGCTTGCCGGTACGAGGAGCCGCGGGTCGTCCCGCGGCTCCTTGCGGCGCCCTGATATAATCGTGAGGCTGTGAAAACCAAGGGTCACCCCAAATGGTATCCGGAGGCGCACGTAACGTGCGCTTGCGGTGCCCAGTTCACCACCGGATCGACCAAGCCCACGATCGCCGTCGAAGTCTGCTCGCATTGCCATCCGCTCTGGACCGGCCAGCAGAAGTTCCTCGACACCGCCGGGCGCGTCGAGAAGTTCAACCAGCGTGCCGCGATGGCCGACAAGAAGAAGGCCGAAGCCGCCGCGCGGAAGTCGCGCAAGGCTGCCGACGCGGAGGCCGCTTCGGCCTCGCTTTAGCCGCGCCGAATCGTTCCCTGGAAGCGCGCCGTCCGACGGTGCGCTTCTTTCGTACCTGATGCAGTACACCGACCGCCTCGAGACGCTCTCGAAACGCTTCGACGAGATCGACGCCGCGCTCGCGGACACGAGCGGCGGCTTCGACCAGGCGCGCTTCACCGCGCTCATGAAAGAGCGCGCATCGATCGAGCAGACCGTGCACGCGTTCCGCGCGTACCGCGCGCTGCTGCACGAGATCGCCGCGAACGACGCGTTGCGCGCCGACAAGAGCGATCCCGAGCTGGCCGCGCTGGCCGAAGAAGAAGCGCCCGCGCTGCGCGAGCGCCTGGCGGTGCTGGACGCGCAGCTTCAGGACCTGATGCTGCCGCGCGACCCGCACGACGACAAGGACGTGTTCGTCGAGATCCGTGCCGGCGCGGGCGGCGATGAGGCCGGTATCTTCGCGGGCGATCTGCTGCGGATGTACTCGCGCTTCGCGGAGTCGCGCAAGATGCGCGTCGAGCTGTTGAGCGAGAGCGAGAACGAAGCCGGCGGGTACAAGGAAGTCGTCGTCAGCGTGAAGGGCGGCGAGCCGTACCGCTGGTTCAAGTACGAGTCCGGCGTCCACCGCGTCCAGCGCGTCCCGGCGACCGAAGCGGCGGGCCGCATCCACACCTCGACCGCGACGGTCGCCGTGCTGCCGGAGGTCGAGGACGACGGCGAGATCGAGATCAAGCCCACGGACCTGGAGATCGACACGTTCAAATCGTCCGGCGCGGGCGGGCAGCATGTCAACAAGACCGAGTCGGCGATTCGCATCACCCACAAGCCGAGCGGGATCGTCGTGGCGTGCAGCGAGGAACGGTCGCAGCTGCAGAACCGCGCGCGCGCGATGGACATGCTGCGCGCGCAGCTCGCCGCGAACCAGCGGCGCGAGCGCGAGGAAGCGGAAGGCGCGTTGCGGCGCAGCCAAGTCGGAACGGGCGACCGCAGCGAGAAGATCCGCACCTACAACTACCCGCAGGACCGCATCACCGACCATCGCATCAACCAGAATTTCCAGAACATCAAAGCGATCCTCGACGGCGACATGGAAAAGCTGATCGTCGAACTGCAGAAGGACGAAAAAGCCCGCCTGCTGAGCGGCGAAACCAGCGCGGCGTGACGATCGGCGAGGCCCTGCGCGACGCGTCGATCCGGCTAGAGAACGTGGGCGGCAGCGGAAGATTGGACGCGGTGTTCCTGCTGGCGCATGCAGCGAGCGTCTCGCGCGCGGAGATGATCGCGCACCGCGAGCGCGAGCTCGAGCCGGACGTCGCGGAGCGGTTCCTGGCGCTGGTCGCGCAGCGCGAGCGCGGGCTTCCGCTGGCATACGTCACCGGCGAGGCGGGATTCTACGGGCGGATGTTCGGCGTCCACGCGCGCGTGCTCGTCCCGCGGCCGGAGACGGAGCTGGCAATCGAGTGGGCGGTCCGCCACTTGCGCGCGATCGGGCGGGAGAACGGCCGCGCCGCCGATGTCGGCACGGGAAGCGGCGCGATCGCGATCACGCTCGCGTGCGAGCTGCCGCAGCTGAGCGTCTTCGCGAGCGACATCTCGCAGGACGCGCTCTCCGTTGCGCGGCGCAACGCGGCGCGCAACAACATCTTTCAGCATGTGACGTTTCTGCACGGCGATCTGGCGGCGCCGCTGGTTCCGTACGCGCCGTTCGACTGCGTCGTCGCGAACCTGCCGTACGTCCCGAGCGCCGAGTGCGCGAGCGCGCCCGATCCGGTCTCGTTCGAACCGCTGCTCGCGCGTGACGGCGGGCCCGACGGCCTCGCGCTCTATCGCCGGTTCGTGCCGGACCTGCCGAAGCTGATCGCACCGCGCGGCATGGTCATCCTCGAAGCGGCGCCGGCGAACGCGCGCGCGCTCGAGCAGCTCGTGCGCGACGAGCTACCCGCTGCGGGCGTCGAGACGATTCGCGACTATGCCGGACTCGATCGCCTCGTCGTTGCCGCGATCGCGCCGGCGGCTTAGCGAATCCCCGCGACGAAGATCGGGGAAAAGTTCGCCGAAGCCGAAACGGTACGGCTTCCGTACGGAACGACGACCGCCCCGGTGGTGATGCCCCTTTGGTTCCCGAAGACGTTGCCGGCCGCGTCGATCCCGGCGATATAGCCGACCGGCCAGACGTCGTTCGGCTGGTTTGACACTTGGACGCGCTGGCCGTGAACGAACTGGCCGGCGGGATACTCCTGCAGCGGATCGCCTGCGAACACGTTGCCGAGCGAGTCGACGGTGAATCTCGGGTCGATCACCGTCAGCGCGGCGTCGAGCGTGAGCGATCCGCCGGCGCCGATCGCATAGCGCCCGACCGCGTTCGGCTTCGAGTACCCCGCCTGGACTCCGACGTACACATAGCCTTGGCCGTCGGTGGCGAGCTGCATCAACCGGCCGCCGCTCAAGGCGCCGCAGTCGTTGGACGAGACAACCTCCGTCGCCGTGGCGGTGGAACCGGTGAGGGCGACGTGGTTGATCGTACAAGAGTTGCTGTTTGCGGGCGGGACGCCGAAGTACGCGCCGCCATGGCCATCGAGAGCGAGGTAGACCGGCACGGCACCGCCGGTACAGCTCGGGCAGGTGAAGCTCGTGCTCGATGTCGGAGCGACGTTCCCGCTCGCGGTCGAGGGCCACATGTTGATCTGGGTGCCGTTCAGCGTGTACACGTTGCCCGCGGCATCCGCCGCGAACCCGCTGATGCCCGGGCCGAGCTGGAGCTGCGTGTTCGAGCCGGTGATCTCCGTCTGCGGCGCCATGTTCGCGTCGAAGCGCTCGAGCGCTATGTTGCCGTTCGAATCCCGGCCGTACATCCATGCGCCCGACGGATGGCTCTGCGCGACCGGCGCGAACGTCGCGGTCGCGCTCGACAAGCCGGGCGCGGACGCGGTCAGCGTGGCGGCCGGAATCGCCTGGCCGTTGTACGCCAAGCAGGTGTTCGTGTAGAACGACGTGCCGAACTCGATGTAGAGCGTGGTCGCGACGCTGGTCGAGGGCGGCGCCGCTTGCGATGCGCAGGTTTGGTAGCCGGAACTGTCGGAGGTGGCCAGGTAGAGTCCCGTCGCGCCGCTCGAATCACTGTCGGTGATGGTGAGCGTCGGAAGGTTTCCGGGTGCGCCGATGATGGTGAAGCCGTCGGCATCGAAGACGTGCGCCGTGACGATGAACCGCGTTGCCGTGCCGGTCGGCGGCGCAGGATTGCTCACCGAGAGCCGCAGCGAGGC contains these protein-coding regions:
- a CDS encoding Gfo/Idh/MocA family oxidoreductase encodes the protein MSALRVGIVGAGFGGTVQAPAFALHPRFDVVAIASPNSAERVARERKIPHVFRSVEEMLAGTELDVVSVASPPFDHHRSVLAALAAGKHVLCEKPLALTVAQAEEMVAAAERAGTATAIAFEFRYVPEVIALKELIDNLHLGALREIEVARLSGELRERNTGRSRGWWFSRAAGGGAGNAYMPHYFDLANYLCGRLPRATVGLMRTANPHRTDAQGAFETDVADGAFAYVDYGDGLVARVSGDLTTVVQSVTIAAHGERRSAVASGSDLNELNLFALEEENEDVLEVAAAPYAKHANVHGNLPYFLPLLDAFAERIDLGTPGVPTFADGLVVQRSLAAIGYGST
- a CDS encoding aspartate aminotransferase family protein, with amino-acid sequence MSAPRDAFESIVTEIPGPRSRDLAARLAGVEARGVTYLGPEFPVFWESAAGALVTDVDGNRYLDLTSAFGVAATGHTNPRVAAAAADQAQRLIHGMGDVHPTEVRVRLLERLAEIAPGNLCKSYLATSGAEAVEFALKTALLATGKPRALAFVGAYHGLSLGALELAGIERFRQPFAPLVAERATFLPFPNAATPLDTALDAVRAALAHDPAIGAVVAEPVQGRGGVIVPPAAWLRGLRALCDEHGALLVLDEIYTGFGRTGTMFACEREGVAPDLMCLGKALAGGVPLSATIGTARAMDAWPRSTGEALHTSTFLGNPLACAAALANLDELARLDVVGRVRAREKLLGERLGRLRAVPAVRDVRGLGFLWAVEFSGAELANRVVVRALARGLILLQSGTSGTSITIAPPLVVADDQLARALDVFERTVHETREER
- a CDS encoding acyl-protein synthetase, which gives rise to MTLDARILAAIRAYALGDAEFLALARDLFAYQVAHNAPYAAFARAAGFDETRLPERVEEIPAVPAAAFKEARLATFPPHETAVWFQTSGTTLREAQGAPARSGRHELPTTQLYEAALLASFDRMMLADTLRQSQGDVRLRYLNLVPDPGENPHSSLGFMMEVVARERGDGAGGWYVHADRLEVERFVRDAARARDEGIAVCVATTAFALVALLDALRARGADLALPTGSRIMETGGFKGRTRVVTRAELYAEASERLGMPLKAIVAEYGMTELSSQYYDSFASRARIEPRVKVAPPWLRPIVVDGEGRPLPNGVVGAIRHVDLANRGSVIAIDTEDLGALVGSATGADEAGLVLLGRDEGAELRGCSLDAESLLARRG
- a CDS encoding S8 family serine peptidase — protein: MRSQRLFAALGIAAILAGCGGGGGGSKAPVLPQAPTNNRPVNAPQSTTFKYLSSALKSATLTGPANLGTMKVDVQMTLPNAAALAQYAAAVGDPSSGLYRQFLTPEEIGSRYGASDADYNAAIAYFQAAGLQVTGWKQKAMLRVVGPQTNMEQAFGTKFGLYTLKGDTVYGPMSTPSFSKPLAVHSVTQLVYNPKWMKRNSIAIGPHGTTPAFDFGIPSQQLAAAFDYSGAYAAGYTGTGINVGIIGTGPIAQDDYKAYRQSLGAGWLDGNGSFHATSNTITQVNVSSSNGVNGGTPATPPPVTGPCSGSLPGCNPEDGEAQIDTQQAAALAPTANVLFYLAYVPHETFGTSHDFGPREGISEVNDEVQQIISDNQADVVSGSYGLAEQYSDYTGADGVTYDPNGTEPVQFAMLQAEGIAVFISSGDAGAEGCARPFFGTGPGVSSPDQPCVSAPAVDQNVTSVGGITAPVDEAGHKIGPYTTWGVQTEHGFGATGGGLSVAVPLPAYQKGPGVHGTKRNQPDASLDADPATGVAVVVNADFGGGFIAFGGTSVAAPEMAAMWALVLDACRQTPACVAKGSGPKPYRMGNAAPAFYAIYNDSVRYPATFLDIVDGNNGVTPCRVNPAQVGPCPNPPPTPGPGFSAGVGYDLTTGIGVPFGRHLIKSVVGV
- the rpmE gene encoding 50S ribosomal protein L31 codes for the protein MKTKGHPKWYPEAHVTCACGAQFTTGSTKPTIAVEVCSHCHPLWTGQQKFLDTAGRVEKFNQRAAMADKKKAEAAARKSRKAADAEAASASL
- the prfA gene encoding peptide chain release factor 1, which gives rise to MQYTDRLETLSKRFDEIDAALADTSGGFDQARFTALMKERASIEQTVHAFRAYRALLHEIAANDALRADKSDPELAALAEEEAPALRERLAVLDAQLQDLMLPRDPHDDKDVFVEIRAGAGGDEAGIFAGDLLRMYSRFAESRKMRVELLSESENEAGGYKEVVVSVKGGEPYRWFKYESGVHRVQRVPATEAAGRIHTSTATVAVLPEVEDDGEIEIKPTDLEIDTFKSSGAGGQHVNKTESAIRITHKPSGIVVACSEERSQLQNRARAMDMLRAQLAANQRREREEAEGALRRSQVGTGDRSEKIRTYNYPQDRITDHRINQNFQNIKAILDGDMEKLIVELQKDEKARLLSGETSAA